TACTCCTCATTTACAGCTACGAAACCAGCAACGGAATCAAGGCCGAGGAAACTGGAGAATTGAAGAACGCTGGAAGTGAATCTGAAGCCCAATCTGCTGTGGGGTCATTTTCCTACACCGCTCCAGACGGCACAGAGATTAAGATCGAGTATACGGCAGACGAAAACGGATTTGTCCCTAAAGGTCTCTACCATTTGAGTGTTTTCCCAAAGTCTGAATAACGAACTTCTGCAGGCGACCATTTGCCTACAGCTCCTCCAATCCCGCCAGAAATATTGAAGTCTTTGGAACAGAACGCAGCCGAAGAAGCTGCTGGAGGCGGAGGAGGAGGTGGAGGAGGCGAAGCTGGATACCCCGCTCCTGGCGGTGCAGGCAGCGGTGGCGGGGGAGCCAATGGGTACCGATACTAGATGatcgaaggaaaataattaatttattattcgtCACCTCTTCGAAGGTCCCACAACTGATGTACCTACAATAATTGTTAACTTATTcgactttttaatttattttctatatccATAGTTCATGCATATTTACGCAAGATTCTCGAGAttattagggccatttctCTGTGGGTATGTACGTTAAACTACCATGAATAAACGTTTCTCTATATGGCATGCTATTATAGGTTTAGGTTTAAGTCCTGGACAGAGCTTCGTTTTTGCACTTGAGGGAAACGCTTGGCCGGTAAAAGTGAAATTACAAAGGAGCAAAACAAATCGAACCAGCAAAGGAAGCTCAGGAGGTTTATTCAAGTGCAAACATGTAGCTCATGTGTAAGGATAACTTTTACGTATTAATGAATAGTCATAGATTTCTTATGTCTAGTTATTGTGATACACTAATGATTTATCTCTATGACGATGCAAGCAGCGAACCGGTATACgagattatttttctattaaaaaaaaattcgaatttcgaGCAAAACTACGCATATCTGGAAATAAGCGTTCTACACTTAGGTATAAGTTCTATTTATGACACCTGCAACTGCCGCTAAATATAAAAGCGTTTATCAACTAAAATCTTTCTATTTTTGCTGATTAGAACTGCtatataaaatgtataaatgcGAAGAGTGAGGGGTTCACGGTAGATAATGCGAAAAACAACAGCATTATCGAAATGTTGCATAAACTGTTTATTTTGCCTAATAAAAGGGATGCTTTACAGGACGTTCGTTTTGTGAGTCACCCGAACCACCCGAAGCGAAATTGCGCACAAAAAGTCTCTTCCTTACGTACTCGTTCAATAACAAACGATTAATTCATATATTCCTACAAACGTGAACACTCAGTATATTTAGTGGAATGAAATTGCAGGGTTAGCCAGGAGAATGTCTGATTACTTGCCCGAAATATTTCCTGTTAGTCATTCCGGCTAATGACTCATGCGCTGGCCGGCATGCTTACCAAATATTTCTCCATTGGATTTTTAACAAAGGGGTActaagtatatatatatatgtatgtactaAACCCATCACAACTTTAAAGATCAAAATAAGAAGGGACATTTTGAGATCATTGCAGAATTTGAGAAGGCCCCACTTAGAGGTACACCTCTAAGCAGAGGATAAATCTTTCGAGCACCTCTAACAATTTTCTTCACTTACTTGCACTCTTTCCAAAAACGGAGTTTTCATCCCACCTGCGAGCCCGAACCTTACATGTGACGCATCACTGCGATCTGAAAAAGAGgatgaattgaaaaatgtgaaaattcaaGATGGCGCCCATAAGAAAGAACGAAGCCGATGATGGTTgtcaaaaatcgaaacgttAGATCTCGAATTATTAGTGTTGATAAGAAATATTcatggttttttttatgggtGCTCATCGAAACATCTATCGAGGCTCTGACACGAACACTACAACTAATCGACTATGAACAGGCGGTGAGCAATATGATTAGAGGATTCACGGAGGAACTCTCCTCTCACTCGTCAGAATGGGTATTCACATCGCGATATGTGGCCTGTAAATCCAGCTTCGAAATATTGGGTTAATAAAATGTCTCTGccttaataaatcatatttaatCAACTAAATATGTTACAATTAGTAAAATATAATTACGTAATATCACAAACAAAAACCTCAGCTTCAAACTAGCAGATTCTCGTGGCTTGAACTCAGCAAGTTCGGCAGAGACTTACAAGTGTTACTGCCTATAGCCTCAGTCTTGCACGTGTAAAACTTCCTACTATTCGAAGGACACTCAATATCTAGAGCAATTAAGTTATCTCTGACTTTTAAGTACTCCTCTGATATGACGGAGTCCTGCTGGGGACTCTCGCACAAGTCCTCGACGTGCACGTCTGCTTTCTGAATAGAGGAAGCGCAACTATCTAAGCTTTTCGTCAGCTTTTCCTTCTCGAACATATAACAAACTTGTACTTCGTTTTGAGAGGTCGAGTTTGTATCACAAGGAGGAACGCTGTACTCTGCGTGCGTTACAACTTGACTCAGTAAGTTTTGACCACTCTCTTTTGTGCTGATGAGATTTGGCGACGGGGGTATCGGAAGTACTTTCTCCGGTGCGTTTTGTACTAAAATTACTctgaaattgagaaaaaaacggTTTCATCCACGTCGGAAACTTCGTTAAGCACTTACCTGTTATGGGCTTTCCATCTTGAAAACAGATGTAAGTATTGCCTACATTGAATATACATAAATACAGCACCTCCGGTGAATCCTACAGCGACTACTACAAGCTTTGTCCAGAAGGGCCAGGCTGCAATATatagttaaattaaatattaattatcgTGGCAATCGTGGGATGGGGACAGAAATGAAGCAGCAAAAAAGGAAGACGGGATAAAGGAAATCACATCAATATTGTGTACATCGGAGAGTGTGTAGCTCATAAGGTTCTAGTATTATGGTATTAGAGTTAAATGTAAGATAGTGACAAGTAAACTGAGAGAGCTATCTCGAGGTGAAGCACTATAGAGTGAGGTTACTGCTGCCGCCGCTACTAAATAACCAAGTGTCAGAGTATCCCCTCTTGGACTGGGGGAGAAAATGGACAGTCGAGGTACAGGACAGAGATGCGGTCGAGCGGTAGTAAATTCGTTGGTTTGTTCTTCTATATTATGTTAATAAATTGACATTTATTAACTATGGAGAATGTTTCCAATATTATAccgatatatatatacaaatttgggaaaaattaagcattttattttaacaaaacttttatgtaatGCCAAAAACCTTGAAAGCCTTTTAATGTTCCAGctatgacaaaaaaattatgcgttGATAACATTGAAATGACATTATTTTACCgcataattattgttttcattGAATAACCGATTAAAACTCGCTGTTTAAACAATGAGTTTAATTCGGGCACAAACCGTTTCTGCCTTAATTTAATGCTGAATACTTTTTAAGATTAAACTTACCAATTAAACCTCTTTGCACTTCCTCTGCGGCCCTATCAATGAGCACAAAGAGGGACCAAACGACACAAACGGCTGCTACAAAGTGGAACAATATGGCACATAACAGTCTTTGGCGCTCTACACTACTCATCTCTAAAATTCGCCactgaaattgaagaaattacgTTTAAAAGTGTAGCTGAAATATtctttatacatatataaattttatgtaacTTTGTTATAGTCCTAACGTTAGGGCCCGGGGACATTGCGGTTTCCGATAGAATACATGGCCACTTCAGAGAGGACAATCTGGTTCTTAGACCAAATAAAGTTTATCACCTATAATAAAAGATCGTACTGTGTTCAAATGGGTTTGACCACAGTACCGCAATAAAAGACCCATATTACCATCGACCCGAGTTCCGCTAGACGAACGGCCTGGCATTATCTAAAAAAGCAGCGATTGCTCTGCATTTACTTCATGATTACCATGAAAATGATTCTTGGTAAATTTTTCCATACTCATACCATCAAATCTAAATAATTTCACCaagagaaaaatttccataagAGCACCGGAATAGAGGCGCATCATTGGAGTACTTCTTGGTAGTAcctatgaaaattattttccggaTAAAGTCGCCAGTGTGTGGAAATATTGGCCCTAAGTGCTGTGATTGtacaacaatataaaaatattcaactgGTGGATAACGCACATTTTAGCACAGCTTTAAGCTCACAATTCGCCTCAGCGTGCTTACGCTTAGGTGTTTAAGATCTATAAAACGTCTAAAGGGGCTCTTTGCAAATCGCTACACTGGCTTCCAGCTATTTCGTTTAAATGCGTTTTTAACTTAACAATATAGATCTCTTGCGAAGCCGTTCCTGAATTTGCCATCCCCCGATCAGTTGCACACCAAGGCCTAAGTGAGATCATTCACTGGGGGTTCAGACCGTGTACCTTGTCGAACAagaatttaaagatttttagttGCCATGGCtctaaattgaataattgGTATAATATGTAACTGACAAAATATTTGTAGGTACCATTTCTCAAGTACCTATCCAAGCTGACTTGTAAGGTCGAAACATGCGTTTATATATTATTAGGCATGTTTCTATACCAGTAATTAGATTTATGTTGCCAAATAATATTCACCTTGATCTCATAACACCACATATTTGCCTTGACCAAGTGGCATCTGTAAATCTGGCAAACTCCTTAAAGCTGGgcagttttgaatttttggccAACGCTCAAAACACCTGCTTACTGATATTTTGGCAATATGGAATAAATAATTGCCTaatgagttttaaaataaactcaaAAACAGGTTCAATGGTCCTGTCTGGACTAAACTTTATAACTGAAGTGAAAATTGCCttattaatgtaattaaacaatttttgaagtaGTTATTGTGGTTATTATAAGAGATACTCATTCGttgttttgttgttgttaataatttatgaaataaaaatttaaaaaaaaatccctggaaataaattattaatatttattgaccAACAACAAACCTTTCATTTCAAATACACTGCTCAAAATAACACAGAGAACAAAGACAAGTATAGTGTCAAGTATATAGTGACAAGTATATAGTGGACGCAAGAATGCATCAATGTGTTATTCTCAGATGACTCTCGGTTTGGATATCGACCCATTTGAGGTAGGTATCGAAGAAAttatatgtaaatttattgtaaattaatgCCACTACATGAAGATTATAGTCAAAAATATGCTTctactttaaattcttttgGGAAGTAAATATCTAGACTTGAGAACTCTTATCATTATTTGTTGGCCATAAATGGAAAATGCATGTATATTATCGAGTTCAATAACAACCTTTCATGCATAATTAATGCTTCTACAAAGAATGCTACGAGTTAAAAGAGAAAAGTGAGAAAGTTTTCGTTTTGGTAATACATCGGGAAAGACAGAGGAACCAAAGATTGTTTGCGCCACAAATGCAAAGGAAGAACCAATAATAAATACACTGCTCAAAAGAATCTAAGGGAGAATCATAATTTAGGACATAATCTTAATATAGTGGATAGATAAATTCGaagaaaatttcttcaataccACTTCGAGCATTAATAACAGCACAACGTCTTGACATCCCCAAAATAACCCTATCTACTATAACGTTTTGTGATAAAAATTGCCATTACTCCCTGAGAATGTTTTGAAGAGCCAAATTGCTATAGATGAACGAATTGAATTGCTTTCGCAGCACGTCGCATACGTGCTCTATGGGAGTCAAGTCGAATGAGTAGTGTTGGCCAACTTATAAGAGTTACATTGTTAAACCTAAACCAACGCGAAGTAACCTGGCTAACATGTGGACGAGTAATGTGTTGCATATAGAGGAGCTCTGGAGAGCCTATGCAAAAAGACGGACAACGGGTTCGAGCACATGGTCGCGGTACCGCATTTAGCATTTGTGGCAAACAAACGAGCTTGGTTTGGTGATGCAATATGATATCACCATGCCATCATGAAATCTCCTCCATAATTACGAACTTCCTAAAAGAGCTTCTCTCATCCTAACCGTCCTGTTTTACGCGAAACGCGTTATCTACGAGCATCAGGTCGAAAACCAAAGCGAGATTTATCTGTGAACAACACATTGGCCCATTGTTCAATGTGAGGTTTTGTCCACAATTGTCCTTGTTGCCTAGATTATTTTAAGCAGTGTACTTATCAAGCAATTTATTCTTCGattgaaaataatgataaatataattatcgTTGACCTGACAACTTCGCttgtttatattataataataagtaTTATTGCGAAATACCCCGTGGAATTAAAGAcaacttttatattaatatgGGACTTATTTGAATATTGCCTAAAGCATTgcttttttctgaaaaatgtcaTTGCCTCAGGTGTAAATACTACAATTGTCTCAACTGCCAGGAAATAGTTGAGGAGTATAGTAGGTATTAAATGGTTTGTTTTAAGCAGCTTTAAAGGGTAACTCCGTTCACCACAAAACacgcacataaagtgctactTTTAAGCCAAGGACTAAAAGTAGTTGCATAAACTCACAGCTGGCTTTGTGGTGTTGCAATATTAAACTTATTGTCACATTGCATGGTCCACTTGTGTAACAATTATATAATGATGCCTATTTCCCTATCAATATCAGAAACATTTGTGAAAAAGGGATTGAATTGAACATTCAATAGCTTACCATGTGAACTAGAAGTGGCAAAATAAATGGGTGCTAGTGGCAGTACTTAAATTTGAGATGCCTATAGCTTTGTTTCATTCTAATGGGGACCTCTAGgagaaaaaaccaaaaatgttattaaaacattgattgtaatttaaaattgcattagtAATGGGTAAAAGAAAGTATATGTTACTCCAATACATGTTGtgtatattattgttgttgaCCTTAGCTTCACACCAGCCTTCAATCTCTGGGTTCAACCAAAAAAGACTCACTTTTGCTCCTTGTAGCATAATCTACTATCTTAACTTTGatacaaatatttacatgaCTTTCTAACACATTTGAAAACTCTTATAAGTTCCACTTCAATTACTATATAATCTCCATCATTAATGACCTATTACTATATTCCAATGCATTgtgacaaataaaaacaaataacaataatactGAAGCCAAAACATACTTACTTCTGACAATGGTTTAATCTTTGTATgtagaataaaattaaatttgcacaGTTCACAAGACCTGGTGTCTGAAGCAGCCAACCATTGTCTTAAACAATTCTGATGTACATACTTTAAACTCCCTGAACAATAACAAGGAGATAACAATGGATTTTCAGTGTCTGCCTCACAGTGGCATATTCTGCAGATATCTCCCATGGAATTGGAGTAATTGGAGTCTGTGTCACATTTTGAAAGGTCTTGTTTTTTGATAGAGTCTGAGAAGGCTTCCCTTGAAACGACTGCCCGAGTTTCTTTGACTTTTATAAATTGCCCAGGCATGGCATTTAAATCAGTAAACAGTAGTgtttatatgtaaattttagGTGCTTTGAAGATGAACGCAGAACACTGGTTTCACTTTTGTTATATTATCCATTTTGGGGCAGTTATATCATAGAAACATTGGGGAAAATTGTATGACGCGAATTGCAACTGAAGTTTAGGAACAAAGGAAAAACTTTGAACGTGTTTGGATGAGCTATTTGAAGCACGAAACTAGGGAGATGAGCACTGACCGAACTGCGAGGAATACAACGCCGATGAATGAATGAATTTAGTAATTTCGGTTCTGTACTTTTTCTACACCTGCAAAGCCCACAAGTCACAGTAACAAGCAAAAGTCAgcaaaaaatgcgaaaatcgTCATCTATATCAGCTGATTGCCAAAACTTGACATATCTGCAATTCAAATCATTCAACTCTCGTATTCCCACTGTGTGAGTCTAACTCGCACTCAAGTCAATAAAACAGGACAACAACATGAGCCGATTAATACTTTCATTGACAAATGCCCTTTGGCGCATGCGACATAACCTGGAAAGATTTGTATGTTTCTGTATTGATTTTTCTTGAAGACcgatttataaacaattttgagtgtatttcttttaatagttCGGCTAATTAGACACGTTTATCAGCAAATCCTTAGACAAATAAACCAGAATGTCTGAGGTCCGGAAACGGAGGGAGTCTGATGGTACAGTGCTAGAATCAGCTGAATCGGACCATGTAAGTGTTGCTAGATCACCTGGGATAATCCTATTTTCATTGCCCCTGAATTAGCAACCCGAACTTTCttgtaaaatgtatttcattTGCCTGTTAGTAAACAAACCGATGTAAGTCTTAGAAAAATGTCTGCTAATTACTCTTGGTGTgttatttcagtttcttttagtttaaattaatgaaaaggGTTTTGTAAAGGGCTTCACATTATTCCCTCATTTTTGACATGTAGAGTTGGTATAGCAAGCGTTCAAGTGGGGCTCTTTTAAACCTATGACAATTAGAGATACCACAGATAGTTATTCCTAAGATCTGGCCAAACCAGATACATAGCTTTATAGGATTTAACAAATCTAAGCATTCAAATGTTACAATAGGGAACATCCTTATTGAAGAAATgcagtttgaaaaatatgtgtcCTTCAAACGCCAATGTAAAATCAACTAAATAGTACttattcacttttttcttCCTGAAATTGTGCCGAGTGCAAAGAATGAAATATCTATTtcagaataattatttgaGCGGGAATGTAAAAATTACTTGAGGATGTGACAAGAAACAGACAACATGAACCTTGTGTAAACTTAAGACATATATATTCTCAATTATTATTGCCATTTGCCAGTCAATGTATCAATTAATTAAGCACGAACTAGAAAGAAAATGTGTCTATTCCAGATTGATAGTGAAGATGATAAGATTAAACATGCCACAGACCTTTCCAAAACCATTCCATCGGGAACTGATAAGGCTCCCACCATCCTCGAGTGGATTGTTAAAGATCTTCCAGAGAAATGGCGAAATTGGGCTGTACGAGCGATTTTCAGCTTGATTATGATAGTTTTCTTCTCACTTGTGATATATGGGGGGCCTCTTGCCCTCATGATAACAGTaagttcttttaaaattagaatcaATTATCATACAGgtacatttttattcattcattTCAGACTTTGGTAGTGCAAGTCAAATGTTTTCAAGAGATAATCAATATTGGGTATGCAGTGTACAGGATTCACGGTCTTCCATGGTTCAGGTCTTTATCATGGTATTTTCTTTTGACCTCAAACTACTTCTTTTATGGGGAAAACTTGGTTGATTATTTTGGAGTACTAATTAATAGGACGGTAAGTATTAACGTaatgagattattttttaacagtaTTTTCATCCGCCAAAAAGGCAAATTATTTATGCGTATtcgaaatatgtttttggtTTGGCAGTGTACTTTCAAACAGGACtcgtatttaattttcaggaaGGCCTTCGCTTCTTAGTGGCCTACCATCGCTTTATCTCATTCAGTCTCTACTGCGTGGGCTTTGTATGGTTTGTCCTatctttggttaaaaaata
The sequence above is a segment of the Euwallacea fornicatus isolate EFF26 chromosome 16, ASM4011564v1, whole genome shotgun sequence genome. Coding sequences within it:
- the LOC136344270 gene encoding pupal cuticle protein 20-like — translated: MWDARLLLVTVLLGYTSSARLDSNYLPPSGANGAGGGPGISPPYSPSGGGNGGRPPLGGGGKPGGNGGSRPPFGAPGGGGAAGANAAASADAQATILSYENNNDGSGNYQWSYETSNGIKAEETGELKNAGSESEAQSAVGSFSYTAPDGTEIKIEYTADENGFVPKGDHLPTAPPIPPEILKSLEQNAAEEAAGGGGGGGGGEAGYPAPGGAGSGGGGANGYRY
- the LOC136344060 gene encoding E3 ubiquitin-protein ligase MARCHF8; protein product: MPGQFIKVKETRAVVSREAFSDSIKKQDLSKCDTDSNYSNSMGDICRICHCEADTENPLLSPCYCSGSLKYVHQNCLRQWLAASDTRSCELCKFNFILHTKIKPLSEWRILEMSSVERQRLLCAILFHFVAAVCVVWSLFVLIDRAAEEVQRGLIAWPFWTKLVVVAVGFTGGAVFMYIQCRQYLHLFSRWKAHNRVILVQNAPEKVLPIPPSPNLISTKESGQNLLSQVVTHAEYSVPPCDTNSTSQNEVQVCYMFEKEKLTKSLDSCASSIQKADVHVEDLCESPQQDSVISEEYLKVRDNLIALDIECPSNSRKFYTCKTEAIGSNTCKSLPNLLSSSHENLLV